The following coding sequences are from one Capsicum annuum cultivar UCD-10X-F1 chromosome 3, UCD10Xv1.1, whole genome shotgun sequence window:
- the LOC124896865 gene encoding uncharacterized mitochondrial protein AtMg00810-like produces MRQPKGFVHPDYPHYVCKLHRALYGLKQSPRAWFYRLARFLLDLGCTQSVFGSSKSLVSQFITSMSMEFSMKDLGPLTYFLGVELKHNSLGLLLVQYCYITSILHRFKLEKCKSVHTPLHSKLDWNSTSSPLLEDPSTYRQMPRQLHLQVVKRIFRYLSGTTDWGLQLYKKSFLALTIYCDSDWDGCSATRRSTTGFCIFLGSNRISWSAKKQPIVACSSTEADYRALSIATAEATWVQYILHDLGLFLTSPVSAKYDNIGAIHLVHNPVFHSRTKHIALDYHFVRENISHGDLVVSHVHTSEQLADLLTKVLPSSRFRELTVNLHVHSSRLD; encoded by the exons ATGCGTCAACCAAAAGGTTTTGTCCATCCAGATTATCCTCATTATGTTTGCAAGTTACATCGTGCTCTATATGGTCTTAAACAATCACCACGTGCTTGGTTCTATCGTCTTGCTCGTTTTCTTCTTGATCTTGGTTGTACACAAT CTGTTTTTGGCTCTTCGAAGTCATTGGTATCTCAGTTCATCACTTCTATGAGTATGGAATTCTCAATGAAGGACTTAGGCCCTCTTACTTACTTTCTTGGCGTTGAATTGAAGCATAATTCCTTGGGGCTGCTATTGGTGCAATATTGTTATATTACTTCTATACTTCATCGGTTTAAACTTGAGAAGTGTAAATCCGTACATACTCCACTTCACAGTAAGCTTGACTGGAATTCAACTTCTTCTCCTTTGCTTGAAGATCCTTCTACCTATCGTCAAATG CCGAGACAATTACATCTTCAGGTAGTAAAACGCATTTTCAGGTACCTAAGTGGTACAACTGATTGGGGCTTGCAGTTATACAAAAAATCTTTCCTTGCACTTACTATTTATTGCGACTCTGATTGGGATGGTTGCTCTGCTACAAGACGATCAACAACTGGTTTCTGCATTTTTCTTGGCTCCAATCGCATCTCTTGGTCCGCTAAGAAACAACCTATAGTTGCATGCTCTAGTACTGAAGCTGATTATAGGGCTCTTTCTATTGCAACTGCTGAGGCTACATGGGTCCAATACATTCTTCATGATCTTGGTCTTTTTCTTACTTCTCCCGTCTCCGCAAAATATGACAACATTGGAGCAATTCACCTAGTGCATAATCCAGTTTTTCACTCTCGTACAAAACACATTGCTTTGGACTATCATTTTGTTCGTGAAAATATCAGTCATGGTGACTTGGTGGTATCTCATGTTCATACCTCTGAACAACTTGCAGATTTGTTAACTAAAGTTTTGCCTTCTAGCCGTTTTCGTGAGCTCACTGTCAATCTTCATGTTCATTCTTCCCGTTTAGATTGA